The following are from one region of the Chanos chanos chromosome 10, fChaCha1.1, whole genome shotgun sequence genome:
- the tank gene encoding TRAF family member-associated NF-kappa-B activator produces MDRSNSDQLNKAFEAYRKASIEKETAQKELKEATEHFRRHTQQLMRTIQSQEQQILDLKEQLRSANTHASGEAKCCETVHRKQEMETMSPSNHRPDNLSSSHRTNHFLETLDCAAISPLALPGASSIKNEDVLQAFKDMQGQFEVIQILARRQKDHLKRLYKENNAGNEPAISMPIQCTEETAELAEGPFPSPSSRSEGDNTLTPSSLASRGASQEDGDLENSLSKLSVKFPPPADSEYEFLHSAPEKQIDLALPRKVLGGGISTVMEEPSLELSPMAFPFPVSPPPLPMSSASVVHENVRGPEQTLWSPELCDLPESIAGAESQQNQSSNNCAFCTAVVPHEDMYSHLNSHFQNKASD; encoded by the exons ATGGACAGAAGCAATAGTGACCAGCTCAATAAAGCTTTTGAAGCCTATCGCAAAGCCTCCATTGAGAAGGAAACTGCCCAGAAAGAACTAAAGGAAGCG ACTGAACATTTTAGACGCCACACTCAGCAGCTTATGAGGACGATACAGAGTCAAGAACAGCAGATTTTGGATCTTAAAGAGCAGTTGAGGTCAGCCAACACGCACGCTTCAG GAGAGGCAAAATGTTGTGAGACAGTacacagaaaacaggaaatGGAAACCATGTCTCCTAGCAATCATCGTCCTGACAACCTCTCCAGTTCCCACAGGACAAATCACTTCCTG gaaACACTGGATTGTGCAGCGATATCTCCTCTGGCGTTACCTGGAGCAAGCAGTATTAAGAA cgAAGACGTTCTTCAGGCATTTAAAGATATGCAAGGACAGTTCGAAGTGATCCAGATTCTAGCCCGACGTCAAAAAGATCACCTGAAAAGACtatacaaagaaaacaatgctgGAAATG AGCCGGCGATATCCATGCCCATCCAATGCACTGAAGAGACCGCTGAGCTGGCTGAAGGaccctttccctccccctcttccaGGTCAGAGGGAGACAACACGCTGACCCCAAGCTCGCTGGCATCACGCGGAGCCAGCCAGGAAGACGGGGACTTGGAAAACTCTCTGAGTAAACTGAGCGTGAAGTTTCCTCCGCCTGCAGACAGCGAATACGAATTCCTACACAGCGCTCCGGAGAAACAAATCGACCTGGCATTGCCCAGGAAGGTCCTGGGTGGAGGAATATCCACGGTGATGGAGGAACCCTCTTTGGAGCTGTCCCCTATGGCCTTTCCATTTCCTGTGTCCCCTCCACCCTTACCCATGTCCTCCGCCTCAGTCGTGCACGAGAACGTGCGTGGACCAGAGCAG ACTCTCTGGAGCCCAGAGCTGTGTGACTTGCCTGAGTCGATAGCGGGCGCGGAATCCCAGCAAAACCAAAGCTCCAATAACTGCGCGTTCTGCACGGCTGTCGTTCCTCACGAAGACATGTACAGTCACCTCAATTCACACTTCCAGAACAAAGCCAGCGATTGA